From Pseudomonadota bacterium, one genomic window encodes:
- a CDS encoding phospholipase D-like domain-containing protein: MIDKQIVITGSFNFSKAAEEKNAENLLILKNPELAGIYIDNFLKHRAHSEKMINHILQVNN, translated from the coding sequence ATTATAGATAAGCAGATTGTCATAACAGGATCATTTAATTTCAGTAAGGCTGCTGAAGAGAAAAATGCCGAGAACTTATTAATACTCAAGAATCCGGAGCTTGCCGGTATCTATATTGATAATTTCCTGAAGCATAGGGCTCATTCTGAGAAGATGATAAACCATATCTTACAGGTAAACAATTGA
- the flgM gene encoding flagellar biosynthesis anti-sigma factor FlgM translates to MRIDKDVKVSSFNAAAKSAQTKSPKETAAGENQNVVMSDKIELSSKNIDIAKLVAKINAAPSIRQDKVSSIKEAIQNGTYNVKGDLVAKAVLKKTLMDEIL, encoded by the coding sequence ATGAGGATTGATAAAGATGTAAAGGTTAGCTCATTCAATGCGGCTGCAAAATCTGCCCAAACTAAATCACCGAAAGAGACAGCAGCAGGGGAAAACCAGAATGTGGTTATGTCTGATAAGATAGAATTATCAAGCAAAAATATAGATATAGCTAAGCTTGTTGCAAAGATTAATGCAGCGCCTTCAATTAGGCAGGATAAAGTTAGTAGCATAAAGGAGGCAATACAAAACGGCACTTATAATGTAAAAGGTGATCTGGTAGCAAAGGCTGTTTTAAAGAAAACCTTGATGGATGAAATACTCTAA
- a CDS encoding ParB/RepB/Spo0J family partition protein, translating into MTSIKRDCDLFNGHLLFENRTGTLTSILGGGLYLFGKGILEPLIVTGQEDGAYLLICGERRLVAAQQLGLESVPVRVIEEGKESGETIALQLTENLQREDLNPIDQAKGIISFIQAKHPDLFHTISLLKLSPEIQAAISAENLPFLRGISLPQTLIARIS; encoded by the coding sequence TTGACCTCAATTAAAAGGGATTGCGACTTGTTTAACGGTCATCTGCTCTTTGAGAACAGAACAGGAACCTTGACCTCAATTCTCGGCGGAGGCCTTTACCTTTTCGGAAAGGGTATCCTGGAACCTCTTATTGTAACCGGACAGGAAGACGGGGCATATCTACTTATCTGCGGGGAGAGGCGTCTTGTTGCAGCCCAACAACTGGGGCTTGAATCTGTACCGGTGCGGGTGATAGAAGAGGGTAAGGAATCAGGGGAGACCATAGCCCTTCAACTGACAGAGAATCTTCAGAGAGAAGACCTCAACCCTATTGATCAAGCGAAAGGAATAATCTCATTTATTCAGGCCAAACATCCCGACTTGTTCCACACGATTTCACTTTTAAAACTTTCTCCTGAAATTCAGGCCGCAATTTCTGCAGAAAACCTCCCCTTTCTCAGGGGTATCTCTTTGCCGCAAACCTTGATTGCCCGGATCTCATGA
- the uvrB gene encoding excinuclease ABC subunit UvrB produces MNKFKLISGYEPKGDQPGAIEKLVKNIKKGVQHQVLLGVTGSGKTFTMANVIERMQRPTLIISHNKTLAAQLYTEFKTLFPENEVHFFVSYYDYYQPEAYMPSTDTYIEKDSSINEEIDKLRLLATNSLFERDDVIIVASVSCIYGLGSPEAYYGMLVYLEKGQQIERKTLLDKLIQCQYERNDLDFYRGRFRIRGPNIDIFPAYEEERAFRVVLDDNVVDAIHLIDPLTGQIIEKLKKCTIFPTSHYVTPKETLDRAVLTIEEELKERLEFLKTQNKLLEMQRIEMRTKYDLEMIKEIGYCQGIENYSRHLTGRKPGEPPPTLIDYLPKDALVMIDESHVTVPQLTGMYRGDRSRKQTLVEFGFRLPSALDNRPLTFEEFEGRTGQVMYVSATPAKYELGKADGHIIEQIIRPTGLMDPRIELKPAKGQVETLLGEIKKVTEAKERVLVTTLTKRFAEDLTDYLLDAGIKAKYLHSGVDTLERVAIVRDLRMGRFDVLVGVNLLREGLDLPEVSLVAILDADKEGFLRSGTSLIQTCGRAARNINGRVIMFADVTTESMKHALSETRRRREVQGEYNRENGITPEGIIKSVVDILSSIYEKDYYSVPLDELEANGVEPKKLSRMMKKLKKEIGEASKRWDFEKAAQLRDRLLKLEKMEITL; encoded by the coding sequence ATGAATAAATTCAAATTAATCAGCGGATACGAGCCGAAGGGGGATCAACCGGGGGCAATTGAGAAACTCGTAAAAAATATAAAGAAGGGTGTTCAGCATCAGGTGCTGCTCGGTGTTACCGGTTCAGGCAAAACCTTTACCATGGCAAATGTGATTGAGCGTATGCAAAGGCCAACATTGATCATCTCCCACAATAAGACCCTTGCAGCCCAGCTCTATACGGAATTCAAAACCCTCTTTCCTGAAAACGAGGTTCATTTTTTTGTGAGCTACTACGATTACTATCAGCCGGAAGCATACATGCCTTCCACGGATACTTACATCGAAAAGGATTCCTCCATCAACGAGGAGATCGACAAGCTCCGGCTCCTTGCCACCAATTCACTCTTTGAGAGGGATGATGTGATTATTGTGGCGAGTGTTTCCTGCATTTACGGCCTCGGTTCGCCGGAGGCATATTACGGGATGCTTGTATATCTTGAAAAGGGCCAGCAGATAGAAAGGAAGACCCTCCTCGATAAACTTATCCAGTGCCAGTATGAGAGGAATGATCTCGATTTTTACCGGGGCAGGTTCCGCATCAGGGGCCCTAATATCGATATATTCCCTGCCTATGAAGAGGAAAGGGCATTCAGGGTGGTTCTCGATGACAATGTAGTAGATGCTATCCATCTTATCGACCCCCTTACCGGGCAGATCATTGAGAAGCTGAAGAAATGCACCATATTCCCGACCAGTCATTATGTCACACCGAAGGAGACACTTGACCGTGCTGTACTTACGATAGAGGAAGAATTAAAGGAACGTCTTGAATTCCTCAAAACTCAGAATAAACTCCTTGAGATGCAAAGGATTGAAATGAGGACGAAATATGACCTTGAGATGATCAAGGAAATCGGTTACTGCCAGGGGATAGAAAACTATTCGAGGCATCTTACGGGCAGGAAACCGGGCGAGCCCCCACCGACGCTCATTGATTATCTCCCGAAGGATGCACTTGTGATGATTGACGAGAGTCATGTCACGGTGCCGCAGCTCACGGGTATGTACCGCGGTGACAGATCACGGAAGCAAACCCTTGTGGAATTCGGCTTCAGACTCCCTTCTGCCCTCGATAACAGACCTCTTACATTTGAAGAATTTGAGGGGAGGACAGGACAGGTAATGTATGTTTCGGCAACACCGGCCAAATACGAGCTTGGAAAGGCAGATGGCCATATCATTGAGCAGATAATAAGGCCGACAGGCCTCATGGACCCCCGCATCGAACTGAAGCCGGCCAAAGGCCAGGTAGAAACCCTGCTTGGAGAGATCAAAAAAGTAACAGAGGCTAAAGAGAGGGTCCTTGTCACAACCCTGACAAAACGGTTTGCGGAAGACCTGACCGATTATCTTCTTGATGCAGGCATCAAGGCAAAATATCTCCACTCCGGCGTTGATACCCTTGAGCGTGTTGCCATTGTGAGGGATTTGAGGATGGGCAGGTTCGATGTTCTTGTTGGTGTGAACCTCCTGAGAGAGGGCCTTGACCTGCCGGAGGTTTCGCTTGTTGCCATACTCGATGCGGATAAGGAAGGTTTTTTACGCTCCGGGACATCCCTTATCCAGACCTGCGGAAGGGCTGCGAGAAATATAAACGGCAGGGTCATCATGTTCGCAGATGTCACAACGGAATCCATGAAGCACGCCCTGAGCGAAACCCGGAGGAGGAGAGAGGTTCAGGGTGAGTATAACCGGGAAAACGGGATCACCCCGGAAGGCATCATTAAATCGGTTGTGGATATCCTCTCCTCGATCTATGAGAAGGATTATTACTCGGTGCCTCTCGACGAGCTTGAGGCGAACGGCGTTGAGCCGAAGAAATTGTCCCGTATGATGAAAAAACTGAAGAAAGAGATAGGCGAGGCGTCGAAGAGGTGGGATTTCGAGAAAGCAGCGCAGCTTCGGGATCGTCTGCTGAAGCTGGAAAAGATGGAGATAACACTTTGA
- the uvrC gene encoding excinuclease ABC subunit UvrC → MIDETAINTLPESSGVYIFKDKEGNIIYIGKAKNLKDRVKSYIGESERDPKTERLVNKIKSVETILTGNEKEAFLLESNLIKENTPKYNIDLKDDKTYVSLKLTMHETFPALYMTRKIEDDGALYFGPYPHAKDVKEVLKLIQGLYPVRRCKDTVFRKRKRPCILAELNKCLAPCTANFNENAYRAVAEELADFLSGKDEKLLKDLEMRIKEASDKWNFEEAKHLKERYFAIKGMVEKQHVHEHFGKNRDVWAFLEGDKGVRMVLLTFRRGVLLSKKMFKESLMKVGYDEAISSFLFQYYSSRPVPDEVIISEAIEDTAFLEKYLKERKRGDVRIFGPASRAAKEMIGLAIENLHEPEPVALEAAFKKALHLKKEPERIEIYDISHTHGVNPTGVMVVFEAFKPDKKGYRVFHIKSAPSMDDVAAMAEVIQRRTANEKLGPLPDLFIIDGGKGQLSAVTKVLKTLSIDRDAISIAKGQRRGGMEDLIYIPNRKNPLLLPKASPVFKEIVKMRDEAHRFAISSHRRWKRKTDLA, encoded by the coding sequence TTGATTGACGAAACAGCCATAAATACCCTGCCTGAGTCGTCAGGCGTATATATCTTCAAGGACAAAGAGGGGAATATTATCTATATAGGAAAGGCGAAAAACCTTAAGGACAGGGTAAAGAGTTATATCGGCGAAAGCGAGAGAGACCCGAAGACGGAACGCCTTGTAAACAAAATCAAGAGTGTTGAAACCATACTCACAGGAAACGAGAAAGAGGCCTTTCTCCTGGAAAGTAATCTTATTAAGGAAAACACCCCCAAATACAATATAGATCTGAAGGACGACAAGACCTATGTCTCATTGAAGCTTACCATGCATGAAACATTTCCGGCCCTCTATATGACACGGAAGATCGAAGATGACGGCGCGCTGTATTTTGGCCCCTATCCCCACGCAAAGGATGTAAAGGAAGTGCTGAAGCTCATACAGGGTTTATATCCTGTCAGGAGGTGCAAGGATACTGTTTTCAGGAAGAGGAAAAGGCCATGCATCCTTGCGGAACTCAATAAATGTCTTGCGCCGTGTACGGCCAATTTCAATGAAAATGCATACAGGGCCGTTGCAGAGGAACTGGCAGACTTTCTCTCCGGGAAGGATGAAAAGCTGTTAAAAGACCTTGAAATGCGCATCAAAGAAGCCTCTGATAAATGGAATTTTGAAGAGGCTAAACACTTAAAAGAGCGGTATTTTGCCATAAAAGGCATGGTGGAAAAACAGCATGTCCACGAACATTTCGGTAAAAACCGGGATGTCTGGGCCTTTCTTGAAGGGGATAAGGGTGTAAGAATGGTACTTCTTACATTCAGGAGAGGGGTGCTGCTTTCGAAGAAGATGTTCAAAGAATCTTTGATGAAGGTTGGCTATGATGAGGCTATATCATCATTCCTTTTCCAGTATTATTCATCGAGACCCGTTCCCGATGAGGTGATTATCTCTGAAGCAATTGAAGATACCGCATTTTTGGAAAAATATCTGAAAGAGAGAAAAAGGGGCGATGTGAGGATATTCGGTCCGGCTAGCAGGGCTGCAAAAGAGATGATAGGGCTTGCCATTGAAAACTTGCATGAGCCGGAACCGGTTGCCCTTGAAGCGGCATTTAAAAAGGCACTTCATTTGAAAAAAGAACCTGAAAGAATTGAGATATACGATATTTCCCATACGCATGGCGTGAATCCAACAGGGGTAATGGTTGTATTTGAGGCCTTCAAACCGGATAAAAAGGGTTACAGGGTGTTTCATATAAAGTCAGCGCCGTCAATGGACGATGTGGCTGCAATGGCCGAAGTCATACAAAGGAGGACCGCCAATGAAAAGCTTGGACCGCTGCCGGATTTGTTCATCATAGACGGCGGGAAAGGCCAGCTTTCTGCTGTAACAAAGGTGCTTAAAACGCTGAGTATTGACAGAGATGCAATCAGTATTGCAAAGGGACAGCGCAGAGGTGGCATGGAAGACCTGATTTACATACCCAACCGGAAAAACCCGCTTTTACTCCCCAAAGCATCGCCTGTATTTAAAGAGATAGTCAAAATGCGGGATGAAGCACACCGCTTTGCAATATCATCTCACAGAAGATGGAAAAGAAAGACAGATCTGGCATAG